From a single Brassica napus cultivar Da-Ae chromosome C9, Da-Ae, whole genome shotgun sequence genomic region:
- the LOC111210309 gene encoding uncharacterized protein LOC111210309, with the protein MLKVPRELPLISLLETIRLTLTTWFFERCEAAAKHKHLVTPKVVQKFESRFGAAMVLNVYQVDQNEFEVKDETMKYVVDLEKRHCTCNVFDIHKIPCIHAIAAAKYIKRDENRYVDTSHLTETWAKAYAESIHPGGELSTSTYPANIDELSFPPPATKKRSGRPPTKRKRSVGEFGVPGFKSQSHKCSRCGIGGHNKITCKRPIG; encoded by the coding sequence ATGTTGAAGGTGCCTCGTGAGTTGCCACTGATCTCTCTCCTTGAGACGATCAGATTGACACTCACCACTTGGTTTTTTGAGCGATGCGAAGCGGCTGCGAAACATAAGCACCTGGTTACTCCAAAAGTTGTGCAGAAGTTCGAATCAAGGTTTGGGGCTGCAATGGTGCTGAATGTGTATCAAGTTGATCAAAACGAGTTTGaggtgaaggatgaaactatgaaGTATGTTGTTGATTTGGAGAAGCGGCATTGCACTTGTAATGTTTTCGACATTCACAAGATTCCCTGCATTCATGCAATTGCTGCTGCTAAGTATATTAAGAGAGATGAAAACCGTTACGTCGATACTTCTCACTTGACAGAAACGTGGGCTAAAGCCTATGCCGAAAGCATACACCCTGGTGGAGAGTTGTCAACGTCCACCTATCCAGCGAATATTGACGAACTGTCTTTCCCACCTCCAGCTACCAAAAAGAGAAGTGGACGTCCTcctacaaagagaaagagatccgtTGGCGAGTTTGGTGTTCCTGGATTTAAATCTCAGTCCCACAAGTGCAGCAGATGTGGAATAGGAGGACACAACAAGATCACATGCAAGAGGCCTATAGGATGA